In Gopherus flavomarginatus isolate rGopFla2 chromosome 1, rGopFla2.mat.asm, whole genome shotgun sequence, a single genomic region encodes these proteins:
- the SERTM1 gene encoding serine-rich and transmembrane domain-containing protein 1: MSELDPSSGLVGNMENGTFLELYPTSLSTSVDSSSGRLSNVYVYVSVFLSLLAFLLLLLIIALQRLKNIISSSASYPEYTSDAGSSFTNLEVCSISSQRSAFSNLSS, encoded by the coding sequence atgtcagAACTTGACCCTTCATCTGGATTAGTAGGAAACATGGAAAATGGGACTTTTCTGGAGCTGTATCCCACATCCCTGTCAACTTCAGTGGATTCCTCATCTGGCCGCTTATCAAATGTCTATGTCTATGTTTCTGTATTTCTCAGTCtcttagcatttcttcttttgctATTAATCATTGCACTTCAGAGGCTGAAAAACATCATCTCTTCCAGTGCCTCCTACCCAGAATACACTAGTGATGCTGGAAGTTCTTTCACTAATTTAGAAGTTTGTAGTATTTCTTCCCAGCGATCTGCTTTCTCAAACCTTTCTTCTTGA